TCAGTTGCTTTTTttgacatttgtgtgtgtgttgacatgatttttttttcccttaggaatAGGGTAGGGAGTGCCAATCTTGAGTGAGGAGGCACTTTATTTTGGACACACTGTATTTTCTTCCGTGTtgcaaatataatataaaaatatctcaatAGCAATGCAGGTCTCCCTTATATAACGGaagatctgatttttatttatttattttacatcaaTTGTTACTAAGGTTTGGGTAGATTCGAGGGCAATCACTTAATACCAACTTTAAAGTGGGATGGTcttaagaaagatttaaaatgggTCTTCAGAGAACTATATTAATAGGCTGTAACCTGAACTTTGTATGAATCAGGGGGATACATCATCTGtcgtggaaaaaaaaagaaaaatcaatacccagaagattaaaaaaaaaaatatatatatatatacccagaagattTCAGGGAGCCTTGACCACAGAGTTGAAGAAAAAGTTAAAGCCAGGTTTGTTTTAAGGAGGGTCTCTCGTTTCTTCACATTTACAGCACTTGATACTCTCAAGTGTGgagttcaagggaaaaaaattcataaaaattgctaaatattaaacacaattttaaaCCACTTTAGCATAAGGATTTGTTTTGAAAGGTACCAGACAGCTGTTTTTGAGCTGTCTCATTAATGGGCTGAGTCCTGTTTTATCGTTAAGATACAGATGTTTAGGGAtcccccgggtggctcaacggttagtgcctgccttgggcccagggcgtgatcccggggtcctgggatcgaatcccgcgtcgggctccctgcgtggagcctgcttctccctctgtgtctctcatgaataaataaataaaacctaaaaaaaaaaaaaaagaaaaaagaaaaaagaaagagaaagagatacagctatttaaaattcaaattcacatCTCGATCTAGATTCTGGACCCTAACGTAAGGTTGCTAAGAAACATGCATTCTCTGAGCGTCTACGCCTTCCCTCTGTAATTTTTAGCAAGTTAGTTTCACTCTGTCTAGACTCCTTGGAGAAAAAGATCAGCAGTAGgttccccgcccccgccccccccacccccccctccaccccccagcctggggctccaCAGGCCACAATTACAGGAAAAAACCTCACAGGTACTCGGAACAAGGTTGCTTTCCCACTGCATCTAATCGGGTCTGGGTAGTCATCTCCTGCTTTGCtcccccgtccccctcccctcccgcatccccccgccccccacgttTACCTAACCTCGGTCCGCTCGAGCCAACGCCACCACCACTCGGAAGAAAAACCCACTTGGCCTAATGGTGCGTCGTACGGAAGCTGGGCGCACCGGGATGACCTTATTAGTTGGGTACGTCTGGATACACCGTGGAAGAGGCCCCGGTCCTCTGTTTAGCCTGCGAGGCCCCGGgccgggaggaggggggagggatggAAAAGTTCGGGCGGGGGGGGAGGCTTTCAGTGACTAGTCAAACAGGCGGTGAGTCATCCAAAGTTTCCAGCTTAataaccgccccccccccgccccggggcagaGCCTGGGCCCCGAGCGCTTTACGAGCCACGCCGCGGCCCAAGTCACTGCCGTCTCGCACCCAGTGAAGGCAGAAGATGCGAGACGCGCGGCGCCGGCTTTGAAAAGTAGGGCGAAATccggctgcggggcggggcggggcggggcgcgggaaggcggggaggcccggggagcccgggggcCGAGGACGCACCGGCTGGCGCCGCGGGAGCGCAGGACCGCGGCGAGGACCACCCCGGCGGCCGCAGAGTCGCGCGAGGacgcgccgccgccccgcccccaccgggTGACAGGTGGGGCCGCCGAGCGACGCCGAGTCCTCCGCCTCCTCCCGCTGcctgccgggagcccgagccGCTTCCGGTTGCTCCGGGCTTCCGAACTCCGACTCCCGTCGGCCCCCGGGAAAACCGCagcggggatgggggtgggggtatcGCGCGGGCGCTGCCGGGACTCGTAGTTCGGCCCGCCGCCGCGCTTCGTAGCCGGCAACGCGGACGGGCAGGGTCGGGAACTACCGAGGCGAAGGTACGGGTGGCGGGGAGGGGTCAATCCGCGCCGGCGTGGGGTTGGCGCTGAGGCGGTGCGAGgtggttggggttggggttggggttggggtgggaggagatCCGCTCGCACACACGAGGAGGGctgagccgccgccgccgccgccgttcGTCGTCGCCGGTGCGGAGTTGGGACCGGAGCCCTCGCCGCGACGACGCCGGGGATTGTGTCGCGAGCCCCCCGTCTGCCTCGCTGCTTGGCCGGGTCAGCGCGGCCTGCTCCCGCCCGGCCCGTCGCCCCCGCCTCCATTTCCCGCCCTCTCTTCGCCACACACACGGCCCCCCCGATCATGGATccgggcagcggcggcggcggcggcggcggcggcggcgggagcagcagcggcagcagcagcagcgactCGGCGCCCGACTGCTGGGACCAGGCGGACATGGAGGCGCCCGGGCCGGGAccgtgcggcggcggcggcggcggcccctcggcggcggcggccgaggcccAGCGGGAGCCCCTCAGCGCGGCCTTCAGCCGGCAGCTCAACGTCAACGCCAAGCCCTTCGTGCCCAACGTCCACGCCGCCGAGTTCGTGCCGTCCTTCCTGCGGGGCCCGgcccagccgccgccgcccgccgccgcgagCCACGGAGCCGGCAGCGGCGCGGGAGGCGCTCCGGGTAAAGGGCCGGGAGCCCCCGGGGGTGCGGGTGGGCGCgccccgcggggccgggcggcaCGTGGGGCGCTGACAGCCCCggccggccccccgcccccccggagcGGAGCCCGCACAgggcgcgggcggggccgcggcgggtcAGCGCCACGAGGCCGGGGAGCGGGGCCGGCCGGCGCCGGcgccgcgggggggcgggggggggcgcgctCGCGTGTGTCCCCGCCACCCCAGGCCGCGGCGCGGAGCGTCCCGGAGGAATCCCGAGATGCATTGCAGCGGGGCGCCCCGGCCGCGGCCGCGCGGATGCCCAGGCCGCCCGCCGACGCCCGCCGACGCCCGCCTTGCCGTAAGGGGGGCTCGCGCTTCGCCCCCGCTCCCTGGCGACACCGTCGCGTTGCCCCAGCCGTCGGCCCGGCCCAGGTTGGCCTCGGCGCAGCCCGCGCCCGCCGCGTGTCCGCCCGTCCGCCCGCCCCACGCGCCCGCAGCGTCTGTTGAGGACTTCTGCAGCCGCCGCGGGCGGGCCGTTCCCCGGCCGAGCTTTTGCGAGGTTCCCAGCCGAACCCCCGCTTCTTTACGAGAATCCTCGGGTCTCAGCACGCTCCCGAGGACTCGTTTACAGGAACGTCGGACGAGCGGACTTTATAACTTGGCAGATAAAGGCGCTTATTTTAGGAGCTGTCAGCGTGGGTTTAAAGAGGAAAAGGTTGAAAAGGGACTTTGCTCCCGGTGTTTAAGGCAGAGGATTGGGGGCCTGGGTCGTGCACGTTCCCACGCAGCTCGTGAGTGAGACCGGATTGCTGATCTTTCCCTGAAGCTCTAAGTTGCGCTGTTTCTTAGTCTAGGTGGGCATCATAAGAGTGCTCTAGGAGGCTGGTTTCTTAAGTTGTCGTAACAGTCTTCTCCCCGGAGGCAAAGGAGGTTTGGAGAAGTACTTTGGCCAAGTGTGTATGTGAGGACGTAGCTCGGGTTTGGTTGCTTTGTtgattggtatttttttttttttaagattttatttattcatgatagacctagagacagagagagaggggcagagacacaggcggaagcaaaagcaggctccatgcctggagcccaacgcgggactcgatcccgggactccaggatcacgccctgggccaaaggcaggcgccaaaccgccgagccacccagggatcccctgttgtttGGTATTTTATTTGCATAGGCAGTTGATGTTTTCCTTTCCAATAAGGAAAttaagctcttttttttcccccctagatCAAGCCATTTCTGCTGCCCAAACTAGTTCCTTGCCAGCTCCTTAAAGTGTTGGTTTCCCTGTACTTTATCACGTAGATTCCTTTTATCCAGCCATTTTCTCTGTGGCCCTCCCTGCTTCCTTTGGAGCGGCCCGCACCACTTGGGCCACCCGTAGAACTCCGTTTCCAGCCTGAGTAGCCATCAGAGCCATCAGCCATCCAAGGGCAGTCATCCTGAGAGCAGTGGTCAGGAACGATGGTTATTGTTGAGTGGCTAGGCGGTACATCTTACACCAGGGGGactgcttttctcttcctggtaTTTGCCAATTCCAGCTTTATTCTTAACAATTTTCCCTGTGACATTGCTAGGAGTTGGCGATGTAAAAGTGTGTGGGGAAGTGGTTGTTAGTAAGGAAATTCCCTACATTGCGATcggttttttctttttgttatcagAAACCTATTTTGGTGTAACTTTATCAGATGCTTCTACAAAATgtctctgaatctttttttttttttttttttttttttttttttttttttttttaaatttttatttatttatgatagtcagagagagagagagaggcagagacacaggcagagggagaagcaggctccatgcaccgggagcccgacgtgggattcgatcctag
This DNA window, taken from Canis lupus familiaris isolate Mischka breed German Shepherd chromosome 6, alternate assembly UU_Cfam_GSD_1.0, whole genome shotgun sequence, encodes the following:
- the LOC102151240 gene encoding serine/arginine repetitive matrix protein 1-like isoform X4 — protein: MIGGAVCVAKRGREMEAGATGRAGAGRADPAKQRGRRGARDTIPGVVAARAPVPTPHRRRRTAAAAAAQPSSCVRADLLPPQPQPQPQPPRTASAPTPRRRGLTPPRHPYLRLGSSRPCPSALPATKRGGGPNYESRQRPRDTPTPIPAAVFPGADGSRSSEARSNRKRLGLPAGSGRRRRTRRRSAAPPVTRWGRGGGASSRDSAAAGVVLAAVLRSRGASRLNRGPGPLPRCIQTYPTNKVIPVRPASVRRTIRPSGFFFRVVVALARADRDALSQSEVLTGLRAYCPSPPTGKLIP